The sequence AAATAGAGTTCGCTCAGCTCGGTTTCATAGGCAAGGCCTTCGGAGTTGGTTTGGATTCCGAGGCTGTAGTTGACGAACAGCTCGGCCGAGTTCAGGTGGCACCCTGCGGTGGCGGCGAAGGCCGCCGTGAACTGGTTCTCGATTTTTTCGGCGACGCTTTCCGGGTTGTCGCGGACATCCGGATCGCATGTTTCAACGGCAACCGGTTCGGCGGCCGGCGGTGCGGCGAGCTTCCAGGCTTTGTTCTGTCCGCATACGGCAAGGGCGATGGCCTCCCTCAGTTGATCTTCGATCGGCTGGTAGGCCACGAGGTCGATCATTGCGGTTCCGACCATGCCCTCGGTTTCGGACGGGATGTAGATGGAAAGCTTGAAGGCCTCCCCATCGACGCGGCGACTCTGGTGGCAGGAAAGCGCGGAACCGTCGGGGGAGGAAAATAGACGCTGCAGACTGCGCGAAGCAGTTGCGTTCAGGCTCCAGCCTGTCAGCGTGCCGGCTTCAACCAGCGCCTTCAGTTGGGCGGTGACTTCGTTGATGAATAGTTGATTCATAGGACCTCGGTAATGATGTGAATGCGGGACAGGATAATTAAATGGCAGGATAAAGCCGCACCCAAATAAGTAAAATGTGAAGCATGTCATTGGCGGTGTTCATCCACCTGCCGCGCCTCCTGATTCAGGGATCGGTTATAAAAAACGCCCGCCCCAGGGAAGGAGGGCGGACGTCCGGTTGTTTGGGGGAGGAGATTCGGGAATTATTTCGTGCCGGCTTCCACTTCGATGCTGATCTTTACTTCGTCGCCTATCACGGCTGCGGGGGCGTGGTCGATGCCGAGCTCGCGCCGATTGAGCGAGGTGTTGCATTCAACGCCGATAATCTTCCCGCCTTGGCGTCCGTCCACCGGACCGTTGATGGTGACGGGGAGCACGACGTTCCGGTCAATCCCGAGCAAGTTCAGGTTGCCGGTGACTTCGAATTCGTTTTCGCCGGTTTTTTTGATGGAGGTGCTCTTGAAGGTGATTTGCGGGAACTTGGCCACATTGAAGAAGTCCTCGTCGCGCAGGTGCTCGTCCCGCTTTTCATTGTTGGTGTCGATGCTGGCCGCCTGAATGGTGCCTTGGGCGGATTTCAGCGTTTTGCTGGCAACATCATAGTCGATCGTACCCTCGAAGGTGTTGAACGTGCCCTTGGTGTTGCTCACCATCATATGCTTGGCCGCAAAGCCGATCTCGGCATGGCCGGTATCGATCGTGAAGGTCTCCGCGCTGGCACCGATCGTCAGCACACATAAAACCGAAATCATGAAAATTCGAATCATAATAAGCTCCTTGAACGCCCGTTATTATACAAAGAGAACCAAAATGGTACAGTATAAAGTTCGGGAAAATGAAAGGGGATTTCGGGGTGCAAAAAATCAATAGGTCAGCAGGGCGTGGATGGGATTGCTGCCCAGCCTGGCCCGTCCGTTCAGGAAGCCGAGCTCCATCAGGAAGTCGCTTTCGACAATCTCCACATCGAAGTTGGTGCTGATCAAGTCGATGGTTGCCGCAACCGTTCCGCCGGTGGCCAACACATCGTCGATAATCAGAATGCGCTGGCCGGGTTTGAAGGCATCGGAATGGATTTCAACGGTGTCGGTTCCGTATTCGAGCTCATAGGTCTGCTGGTGTACGGCGTGGGGCAATTTGCCAGGTTTGCGTACCAGACAGGTGCCGGCGCCGAGTGCATAGGCGAGGGCCGAGGCAAAGATGAAGCCACGGGCTTCGATGCCCACCACCATGTCGATCTGGTTGCCGGCATGCCGCTCCTTGAACAGGTCGATGGCCAGTTTGAAGGTGGCGGGATCGGCGAGCAACGGGGTGATGTCCTTGAAGCCGACGCCGGGTTTGGGAAAGTCGGGAATATCGCGGATGGCGGCTTTGAGTTGTTCCATGGTGAAAGTTCTCCTGTTGAAGTGTCGTTAAGCTAACCGTTTGAGGGAGGAAGTAAAAATTGCTCCGTTTCTTCTCGGCTTCGGGAATGGCAGCGCGCCTAGCAGGGCTTTCCGGTCTACTGCTTGCGGGTAATCAGCCCCATGAAATTGTAGATCATCCGCGCAACCAGGAAATCCGGCGCATGCAGCTTTTCAATCGGGGCCAGTTCCACAACGTCGAACCCGATCACGGTCTTGTGCCCCGCAATCTGTTCGAGGCATTCCATCGCCTGGAACCAATCGAGTCCGCCGGGTTCCGGCGTGCCGGTCGCCGGCATGATGGATGGATCGAGTCCATCGACGTCGAACGTCACATACACCTTTTCCGGAAAGTCGTCCGGCAACAGCTTGTCGGGGATTCCGCTGCGGCCGATTTCATACCCATCGAGATAGGGGATGCTCTTCTCCTTCCGCAACTCCACTTCCGGGAGCGAGAGCGCCCGGACGCCGATCTGGAAAAGCGGGATGCCCAGCTCGACCGCATGGCGCAGGGCGCAGGCATGGCTGAGCGGATCGCCCTCGTATTCCCGGCGAAGGTCGGCATGCGCATCGAACTGGATCACGCCAAACGGTTCTCCGGACTCCTTCAGCGCCCGGAGGGCGGAGACCGTAACCGTATGCTCTCCCCCAAGCATGACCGGGATCTTGCCCAGCTTCAGGACTTCCGCGATTTCCCGTTCGATGAACTCCAGGCTGTATTGCGCCGGGCGCGTGTGGATGCCGAACGCGCAGGGGCAGCTTTCGCCATCGTAGGCTTCCAGCTGGTACGATGCCTCGAGAATGGCCGTCGGCCCGTTGGCGGTGCCGCCGCCATACGAAACCGTCTTTTCGTAGGGCGCGGGAATCACATGGAACAGGCAATCCTCCGCCGGCATGTCCGGTACTTCCGATTCCAGAAATGTTTTCATGATAGGCGCCCCTTGTAGTCTCCATAATTGAATTCGCGGACCATCTCGACGGTGCCGTTCCGCCGGATCCCGATATCGGGATGCTGGATCCCGTTAAAGAAGGTGGTCTTCACCATCGAATAGTGGGCCATGTCCTGGAAGGCCAGCCGGTCGCCGACCTTCAGTGCTTCGTCGAACGAATAGTCGCCGATCTGATCCCCCGCCAGGCAGCTGAGTCCCGCGAGCTTGTAGGTGTGCCCCTTCTCCTTCGGCAGGCCCGCCCCTTCGATTTCCGGGCGGTAGGGCATTTCCAGCACATCGGGCATGTGGCAGGTGCAGGAAACATCGAGAATCGCAATCGCCCCGTCGTTGTCGATGATGTCCAGCACGCGCGCAACCAGCACTCCGGCATTCAGCGCCACCGCTTCGCCGGGTTCGAGGATCACCTGCACGCCGTACTTTTCCTTGAAGTCGCTAATCAGTTTGCAGAGCAGGTCGATGTCGTAGTCCGCGCGCGTGATGTGGTGCCCGCCGCCAAAGTTCACCCATTCCATCTGCGGCAGGATATCCCCGAATTTTTCCTCGACCGCCTTGAGCGTGGTTTCGAGATCATCGGAATTCTGTTCGCAGAGGGTGTGGAAGTGCAGGCCGGTAATGCCAGATAGATCCTGTCCTTCAAAATCCTTCCGCCGGATCCCGAGGCGCGATCCCGTCGCGCACGGATCATAGATGGCATGCGCCGGATCCTGTGTGGAGCATTCGGGGTTGATGCGCAGGCCGAGCTTAATGCCGGTGGTGTTCTGGGCACGGAAACGTTCCAGCTGCGCAAACGAATTAAAATCAATCTCATCGCACAGCGTCAGCAGCTCCGCAAAATCGGCGTCGGAATAGGCGGCCGCAAAGGCGTGAACCTCTTTGCCGAACTCCTCGCGCCCCAGCCGCGCCTCCCACGGCGAGCTCGCGCAGACGCCGTCGAGATATTCGCGGATGACCGGGAACAGCGGCCACATGGCAAAGCCCTTGAGCGCCAGCAAAACGGTGCATCCGGTTCGTGCTTTCACGGAAGCGAGTATTTCGCAGTTCCGGCGGATCAACTGTTCATCAACGATAAATGCGGGTGTTTTCATGGGAGCGCATACTGTTCGGCGAGCTTCATGCCGTCAAGTGCGGAGCTCACGATGCCGCCGGCGTAGCCTGCGCCTTCGCCGCAGGGATAGAGGCCTTTGATTTCGGATTGACCGTCGCGGTCGCGCAAAATGCGCACCGGGCTGGAGCTGCGGGTTTCGGAGGCGTAGAGCAGGGCTTCTTCCAACGGCGTTCCATTCAGCTCGCGCATCATGCCGGGCAGGGCCGAGAGCAGGGTGTCCGAAACAAAGTCCGGCAGGATTTCCTGAAGCACCGCTGGCACGGCGCGGCGGCAGGAGCGTTCGCCAGGCAGCTCGCCCAGACGGCCCGCGAGGAAATCGACCAGGCGAGCGGCGGGCAGTCCATAGCTGGAGCCGCCGGCTTCGAAGGCCTTCCGCTCCATGGTTTCCTGGAACGCGATGCCTGAAAGGACATGCGAGGAGGGAAAATCGGAGAGTTCGACCGGCACCAGCATGGCGGCGTTGCCGAAGGGTTCCGACCGCGCCGAGAGGCTCATCCCGTTGCTGGTGAGCAGCCCTTCGGACGAGGCGCACGAGATAACCTCCCCGCCGGGGCACATGCAGAAGCTATAGCACCGGCGGGCCAGCTTTTCCTCTTTGCGCGTCAGCCGGAAGCTGGCCGCTCCGAGGTTCGGATGGTCGGCCCATTTGCCGTATTGCGCGGTGTTGATGCGCTGCTGCGGGATTTCTAGCCGAACGCCCACCGCAAACGGCTTGGCTTCGAGCGGCACCCCATCGGCGGCCAGCTGTTGGTAGACATCCCGCGCGCTATGCCCGGTGGCCAGGAAACAGGCGTCGGTGCGGATCTCTTTGCCGGAAGCCCGTACCCCGCGCAAGACGCCGCCCTCGATAATCAACCCCTCGAACCGGGTGTTGAACGCGCAGGCGCCGCCCAGCTCCCAAATCTGTTTGCGGATGGCCGGAATGATCTGGGTCAGGTCGTCCGTCCCGATGTGCGGCATGGCATCGATCAGGATGTCGGGGGTGGCGCCGCAGGCAACAAGCGTTTCGAAAAAGCGGCGGATGCGTGCGCGATCCTTCGAGCGTGCCGTCAGCTTGCCGTCGGAAAACAGGCCGGCGCCACCTTCGCCATAGAGCACGTTGCTCTCGGTGTCGAGCGTTCCGTCGTTCCAGAAGGCGGCCACGTGCCCTTCGCGTTCGGCGGTCTCCGCGCCGCGTTCGATCAACAGCGGCTTGAGCCCGGCCTGGGCCAGGGTCAGCGCCGCCATCAATCCGGCGGGCCCCGCGCCGATAACGACCGGCGGATTGGCCGAGGCGGTAACCGCAGGGTATTCCGGCGCGGGTTCCGGGCGCGGCGCCTTTTCTATCCGCCCCGGTTTCTGCATCGGCGGCTTGCCCCGATGATCCACCTCGACGGCAAGGATGTAGCGCGGGGGCACGTCCTTTTTCCGCGCATCCAGCGAGCGCCGCAGGATTTCCAGATTACTGAGCTGCTCCTTGCCGCACCGAAGCTGCCGGCAGACCGCTTTAACGACATCGGCTTCGTTGTAGTTCAGGCGAACCTGAACCTGGTTGATGCGGAGCCTCATCTAGTCGAGCTCCACGACCGAGCCTTCGATGACCTTCCAGGGGAGTCCATATTGGTTGAGGTCTTCCATGAACGGATCGGGATCCATCTGTTCCATGTTGAAGACGCCGTCGCCCGTCCACTTTTTCTCCAGCAGCATCTTGGCGCCGATGAAGGCCGGAACCCCCGTGGTGTAGGAGATGGCCTGCGACTGCACCTCGGCATAGCATTCCTGGTGGTCGCAGGTGTTGTAGACGGTGACGGTTTTGGTTTCGCCGTCCTTCACGCCGGTCACCTGGCAGCCGATCCACGTCTTGCCCTTGGTGCGCGGGCCGAGCGAGGCCGGGTCGGGCAGCAGCGCCTTGAGGAACTGCAGCGGCACGATCTTCTGCCCGTTGAACTCCACTTCGTCGATGCGGGTCATGCCGACATTGCCGAGCACTTCGAGGTGCTTGAGGTACGAATCGCCGAAGCTCATCCAGAACCGGGCGCGCTTCAGGCCGGGGATGTGCTTGCCCAGCGACTCAAGCTCTTCGTGATACATCAGGTAGATGTTGGGGGTGCCGATGTTTTCCGGAACCTCGAAGGAACGCTTGACGGAAAGCGGATCCGTTTCGATCCATTCGCCATGTTCCCAATAGCGGCCTTTCGCGGTCACTTCGCGTATGTTGATTTCCGGATTGAAGTTGGTGGCGAAGGGATAGCCGTGGTCGCCCGCGTTGACGTCGATGATGTCGATGTAATGGATCTCGTCGAGATGGTGCTTCTGGATATAGGTGCAGAAGACCGAGGTCACGCCGGGATCGAATCCGCTGCCGAGCAGGGCCATGAGGCCCGCCTCCTTGAAGCGGTCGTGGTATGCCCACTGCCACTTGTATTCGAACTTCGCGGTGTCTTCCGGCTCATAGTTTGCCGTGTCCAGATAGGCCACGCCCGTCTCAAGGCACGCATCCATGATGTGCAGATCCTGGTAGGGCAGCGCCACGTTGACCACCAGCTCCGGCCCGAACGACCGGATCAGTTCCACCAGCTCCGGCACATTGTCCGCATCCACCTGCGCCGTCTGGATCGGGCGATCCAACTGCGCCGCAATCGCATCGCACTTCGCTTTCGTACGGCTCGCCAGCATGATTTCCGAAAACACCTCCGGCAACGCCGCGCACTTGTGCACCACAACCCCGCTGACCCCGCCAGCGCCAATAATCAAAACTTTCGACATGAGACTACCTCCTAAAATCAAGCCCAAACAGATATTCCAGCCAGCATCCAATTGCAAGCCGACGCCATCGATCGTTTCAAGGCGTCTAATTAGAATTGACGGCCGTGAGTTTTAATTAGACGCTTCGGGGCATGAAATGGGTGCGGTTCCATCATCCGGATATCAGCATTCCCGTGGTTCGTCGCAAGATTGCGCTTGAATTGATGGAGATGTTGCAACTATCGGCATTGTTCATGACGCGCGGTGGGTGGGCGGTGTTGAACCGTTCGTGCTATCCGGACAAGAAAGCCTATCGCAACGCCACCTATCGCCTGCGAAAGGCGGGCTTGGTGGTTCACCGCAAGGAGGAAGGTCCGGAGATTCCGCGGCTGGAGCTGACGCCCGCGGCGAAGGAAAGCCTTCCGGCCTATTTCAATCCCGAGGCGCGATGGGACAAAAAATGGAACACCATCTGGTATATGCTGGTGTACGATGTTCCGGAAGCCGACCGGCCGTATCGCGATGTCCTGCGTCGGTTCCTTAAGCAGGAAAGGCTGGGGTGTTTGCAACAGAGCGTCTGGGTAACGCCGCGGGACATCCGTCCGCAATTCGATGATTTGGTCAAGGCGGCGGCGGTGGATTCGTTCGCGTTCCTCTTCGAATCCCGCACCGTGCTTGGTTTGCCTAATTCGAGGGTGGCAGATCAGGCCTGGAACTTGGATCGGCTATACGATATCCAGCGGCGCTATTGCGAAACGACCGAGCAAAACCTGGATCTATTGGCCGGGAGTTGCAGCGATGAGGAAGTGGGAGCCTTAATGCGGTTGGCGCTAGAGGCCTTTCACAGCGCCTTTGCTGAAGATCCCTTGCTGCCGTCCGTGTTGCTTCCGCGGAACTACCAAGGCCGCCGGGCGTGGGAACTGCATTGCAGGATGATGTCCGCCATTGGGCAACGGCTCGGGGCGTCTAATTAGATTTCACGGCCGTGAGTTTTAATTAGACGCTTTGGGGAGGGCGCGGGTTAGGCGGGCGATCAGTTCTTCGCTGGATTCCAGGCCGACGGAGATGCGGATGAGGTGGCGGGAGGCCCCGGCGGTTTCGGCCCATTCGAGCTCGTTGTAGTGCGCGATCAAGGTGAAGGGGCAACAGAGACTGAAGCTGGTGCCGAGGTTGGGGCCTTTGGTGATTTCGAGCGCATCGTAGAAGGCTTCGGTGTGTTTTTCGGCCTCCTTGAGCACGAAGGAAAACAACCCGCCGTAGCCGCCGTCGGGGCGGCGGAAGCGGTCATACATTTCCTGGTCCGTGAAGGCCGGATAATAAACCGACTCGACGGCCGGGTGGGCATTCAGGAACTCACACACGGCGAGCGCGTTCCGGTTGATTTGTTCCACGCGCTCCCGGCAGCAACGGGACTCCTCGGCCAGTTGGATGGCATCGGATGGATGGAAGGCTTCCGGTTCGTGGATGGCTTCGAGTGCCGCCTTGAAGCGTTTGGCGAACGGAGCTTCCGGATTAATGATCAGGGCGCCGCCCATTACATCGCTGGTGCCGGAGAAAAACTTGGTGAGGCTGATGGCCGAAACGTCGGAAAGGGGCAAGGTGTTCTGGTTGATGCATGCGCCGAGGGTTTCATCGATGATGATCGGGAAACCGTGCTGGTTCGCCAGTTCCCGTAGTTTGATGAGATCAATGCAGGTCAGCAGGGGATTGGTCGGGAACTCGCAGAACAGGCCGCCGACCGCCGTGGAATGAAGGGCGGTTTCCAGAGCTTGGAGATCTTCGGCATCGCCGCGCGCATAGAAGAGTGCGGGCTTGTGGCCCATTTTATTCTGCAACTTCAGCGTGTCGCCGTAGGGGAATGCATATTGAACCGTTGGTCGGCCGGGATGGATCTGTTGGACGGCAAGGAAGGCGGCGTTGATGGCGGACATGCCGCATGAAAAGAGATAGATGTCGTCCTTGTGCGCACCCGTAAACTCGGCCAACCGGTCGATGATCTCGTTGCGTGCCGTGGAAGCATCCGGGAGCGGTTCCTGGTTCAGCAGGGCTTCGGCGCAACGGGATGAGATGCCTTCGCCGGCATGCTGCCAGTAGTCC is a genomic window of Pontiella desulfatans containing:
- a CDS encoding YceI family protein — its product is MIRIFMISVLCVLTIGASAETFTIDTGHAEIGFAAKHMMVSNTKGTFNTFEGTIDYDVASKTLKSAQGTIQAASIDTNNEKRDEHLRDEDFFNVAKFPQITFKSTSIKKTGENEFEVTGNLNLLGIDRNVVLPVTINGPVDGRQGGKIIGVECNTSLNRRELGIDHAPAAVIGDEVKISIEVEAGTK
- a CDS encoding adenine phosphoribosyltransferase; its protein translation is MEQLKAAIRDIPDFPKPGVGFKDITPLLADPATFKLAIDLFKERHAGNQIDMVVGIEARGFIFASALAYALGAGTCLVRKPGKLPHAVHQQTYELEYGTDTVEIHSDAFKPGQRILIIDDVLATGGTVAATIDLISTNFDVEIVESDFLMELGFLNGRARLGSNPIHALLTY
- the speB gene encoding agmatinase; amino-acid sequence: MKTFLESEVPDMPAEDCLFHVIPAPYEKTVSYGGGTANGPTAILEASYQLEAYDGESCPCAFGIHTRPAQYSLEFIEREIAEVLKLGKIPVMLGGEHTVTVSALRALKESGEPFGVIQFDAHADLRREYEGDPLSHACALRHAVELGIPLFQIGVRALSLPEVELRKEKSIPYLDGYEIGRSGIPDKLLPDDFPEKVYVTFDVDGLDPSIMPATGTPEPGGLDWFQAMECLEQIAGHKTVIGFDVVELAPIEKLHAPDFLVARMIYNFMGLITRKQ
- the nspC gene encoding carboxynorspermidine decarboxylase translates to MKTPAFIVDEQLIRRNCEILASVKARTGCTVLLALKGFAMWPLFPVIREYLDGVCASSPWEARLGREEFGKEVHAFAAAYSDADFAELLTLCDEIDFNSFAQLERFRAQNTTGIKLGLRINPECSTQDPAHAIYDPCATGSRLGIRRKDFEGQDLSGITGLHFHTLCEQNSDDLETTLKAVEEKFGDILPQMEWVNFGGGHHITRADYDIDLLCKLISDFKEKYGVQVILEPGEAVALNAGVLVARVLDIIDNDGAIAILDVSCTCHMPDVLEMPYRPEIEGAGLPKEKGHTYKLAGLSCLAGDQIGDYSFDEALKVGDRLAFQDMAHYSMVKTTFFNGIQHPDIGIRRNGTVEMVREFNYGDYKGRLS
- a CDS encoding NAD(P)/FAD-dependent oxidoreductase; amino-acid sequence: MRLRINQVQVRLNYNEADVVKAVCRQLRCGKEQLSNLEILRRSLDARKKDVPPRYILAVEVDHRGKPPMQKPGRIEKAPRPEPAPEYPAVTASANPPVVIGAGPAGLMAALTLAQAGLKPLLIERGAETAEREGHVAAFWNDGTLDTESNVLYGEGGAGLFSDGKLTARSKDRARIRRFFETLVACGATPDILIDAMPHIGTDDLTQIIPAIRKQIWELGGACAFNTRFEGLIIEGGVLRGVRASGKEIRTDACFLATGHSARDVYQQLAADGVPLEAKPFAVGVRLEIPQQRINTAQYGKWADHPNLGAASFRLTRKEEKLARRCYSFCMCPGGEVISCASSEGLLTSNGMSLSARSEPFGNAAMLVPVELSDFPSSHVLSGIAFQETMERKAFEAGGSSYGLPAARLVDFLAGRLGELPGERSCRRAVPAVLQEILPDFVSDTLLSALPGMMRELNGTPLEEALLYASETRSSSPVRILRDRDGQSEIKGLYPCGEGAGYAGGIVSSALDGMKLAEQYALP
- a CDS encoding saccharopine dehydrogenase family protein, whose product is MSKVLIIGAGGVSGVVVHKCAALPEVFSEIMLASRTKAKCDAIAAQLDRPIQTAQVDADNVPELVELIRSFGPELVVNVALPYQDLHIMDACLETGVAYLDTANYEPEDTAKFEYKWQWAYHDRFKEAGLMALLGSGFDPGVTSVFCTYIQKHHLDEIHYIDIIDVNAGDHGYPFATNFNPEINIREVTAKGRYWEHGEWIETDPLSVKRSFEVPENIGTPNIYLMYHEELESLGKHIPGLKRARFWMSFGDSYLKHLEVLGNVGMTRIDEVEFNGQKIVPLQFLKALLPDPASLGPRTKGKTWIGCQVTGVKDGETKTVTVYNTCDHQECYAEVQSQAISYTTGVPAFIGAKMLLEKKWTGDGVFNMEQMDPDPFMEDLNQYGLPWKVIEGSVVELD
- a CDS encoding PaaX family transcriptional regulator C-terminal domain-containing protein, with translation MKWVRFHHPDISIPVVRRKIALELMEMLQLSALFMTRGGWAVLNRSCYPDKKAYRNATYRLRKAGLVVHRKEEGPEIPRLELTPAAKESLPAYFNPEARWDKKWNTIWYMLVYDVPEADRPYRDVLRRFLKQERLGCLQQSVWVTPRDIRPQFDDLVKAAAVDSFAFLFESRTVLGLPNSRVADQAWNLDRLYDIQRRYCETTEQNLDLLAGSCSDEEVGALMRLALEAFHSAFAEDPLLPSVLLPRNYQGRRAWELHCRMMSAIGQRLGASN
- a CDS encoding PLP-dependent transferase, with the translated sequence MPQETLRNHPLWRAEDLGKPIPDTKHAISMCLPRWQDVVGYEEKDPATMEKLKLGYPRFFYHPLVEQAFDQFRNEGEHVQIYATHKAAVRCREYLLHHHPYAKIELRDNLVSYPAACADDAKDYWQHAGEGISSRCAEALLNQEPLPDASTARNEIIDRLAEFTGAHKDDIYLFSCGMSAINAAFLAVQQIHPGRPTVQYAFPYGDTLKLQNKMGHKPALFYARGDAEDLQALETALHSTAVGGLFCEFPTNPLLTCIDLIKLRELANQHGFPIIIDETLGACINQNTLPLSDVSAISLTKFFSGTSDVMGGALIINPEAPFAKRFKAALEAIHEPEAFHPSDAIQLAEESRCCRERVEQINRNALAVCEFLNAHPAVESVYYPAFTDQEMYDRFRRPDGGYGGLFSFVLKEAEKHTEAFYDALEITKGPNLGTSFSLCCPFTLIAHYNELEWAETAGASRHLIRISVGLESSEELIARLTRALPKASN